One Rhipicephalus microplus isolate Deutch F79 chromosome 4, USDA_Rmic, whole genome shotgun sequence genomic window carries:
- the LOC142814105 gene encoding uncharacterized protein LOC142814105: MPTNAELSKKIEEIEAKFNSLAKDTSEKVFGRFLLYMKESGIDVAELKKEVVSLQSSAEHLNELVEDLRNQNATLVNENKHLKTQNDSLSRKVEELEQYSRMSNVEIKGVPCSQGEDCSVIVKKLGEKAGCPISPGDLDIVHRVPTRSSDKKNIIARFCSRTKKSDFISKARKAKLCISDLGITGVSNAPVFINDHLTPSNKVLFSKALTLKKEKNWMFLWTDDCQIKARKTTNSRVLRIRDHSDLVKID; the protein is encoded by the coding sequence ATGCCAACTAATGCTGAACTctcaaaaaaaattgaagaaatcGAGGCTAAATTTAACAGCTTGGCTAAAGACACATCTGAGAAGGTCTTCGGCAGGTTCTTACTCTATATGAAAGAATCGGGCATCGATGTTGCAGAACTGAAAAAAGAAGTTGTATCCTTACAATCGAGCGCTGAACACTTGAATGAACTTGTCGAGGACCTCCGTAACCAAAATGCCACATTGGTAAATGAGAATAAGCACCTAAAAACCCAGAATGACTCTCTCAGCCGCAAGGTTGAGGAACTTGAACAATACTCGCGCATGAGCAATGTGGAGATCAAGGGCGTTCCCTGCTCCCAAGGCGAGGACTGCAGTGTAATCGTGAAAAAGTTGGGGGAGAAAGCTGGATGTCCCATATCGCCTGGTGATCTCGACATTGTGCATCGCGTGCCCACACGCTCTAGtgataaaaaaaacattattgcaCGCTTCTGCTCTCGAACTAAGAAATCTGACTTCATCAGTAAAGCACGTAAGGCGAAGCTCTGTATTAGTGATCTTGGTATTACTGGCGTTTCTAACGCCCCCGTCTTTATCAATGATCATTTGACCCCAAGCAACAAGGTCCTCTTTTCCAAAGCCTtaacactaaaaaaagaaaagaactggATGTTTCTCTGGACGGACGACTGTCAAATCAAAGCTAGAAAGACTACCAATAGCCGAGTTCTGCGCATTCGTGATCACTCTGATTTGGTCAAAATAGACTAA